From one Triticum aestivum cultivar Chinese Spring chromosome 4B, IWGSC CS RefSeq v2.1, whole genome shotgun sequence genomic stretch:
- the LOC123090620 gene encoding probable BOI-related E3 ubiquitin-protein ligase 3 has protein sequence MAVDLQRLRHMLLATGGGHHQLAGRPGAPTAVMTGPCYGAGATGQQLGCQPYADVFTPPPPTMSAADRYSELLALAAVDLLRKGDGAQEMTSGNKRRRVDEGASSSVLGQVLAAHAQQQAVAVDHILHRHARKMWAALAEQRRSHLRLIVSAVEARAAKRLKAKDDEIERVRGMNWALEERLRSLYMEAQMWRDVAQSHDAAASVLRADLQRVLDAQAVRGGGDGQDQDDAESCCWGENQAPVCAEEEEAEVGTPAPTGVGRCKGCGDGAAVVLLLPCRHLCVCAPCAASAQACPSCGCAKNGSVCVNFS, from the exons ATGGCGGTGGACCTGCAGCGCCTGCGCCACATGCTGCTCGCCACCGGCGGCGGCCACCACCAGCTCGCCGGCCGGCCGGGCGCCCCCACCGCCGTTATGACTGGGCCTTGCTACGGCGCCGGCGCGACGGGCCAGCAGCTTGGGTGCCAGCCGTACGCGGACGTCTTCACGCCGCCGCCCCCGACGATGTCGGCCGCGGACCGGTACTCGGAGTTGCTGGCGCTGGCCGCGGTCGATCTGCTGAGAAAGGGCGACGGCGCCCAGGAAATGACCTCCGGCAACAAGCGGAGGCGCGTCGACGAGGGGGCGTCCTCGTCGGTGCTCGGCCAAGTCCTTGCGGCCCACGCGCAGCAGCAGGCCGTCGCCGTCGACCACATCCTGCACAGACAT GCGAGAAAGATGTGGGCTGCTCTGGCGGAGCAGCGGCGGAGCCACCTGCGGCTCATCGTCTCCGCCGTGGAGGCCAGGGCGGCGAAGAGGCTCAAGGCCAAGGACGACGAGATCGAGCGGGTCAGGGGCATGAACTGGGCGCTGGAGGAGCGCCTCCGGAGCCTCTACATGGAGGCGCAGATGTGGCGCGACGTCGCGCagtcccacgacgccgccgccagcGTGCTCCGCGCCGACCTGCAGCGGGTGCTCGACGCGCAGGCGGTCCGCGGCGGCGGAGACGGCCAGGACCAGGACGACGCCGAGTCGTGCTGCTGGGGGGAGAACCAGGCGCCCGTctgcgcggaggaggaggaggccgaggtgggCACGCCGGCCCCGACGGGAGTCGGAAGGTGCAAGGGGTGCGGCGACGGCgcggccgtcgtgctgctgctgccgTGCCGGCACCTCTGCGTGTGCGCGCCGTGCGCGGCCTCGGCGCAGGCGTGCCCGTCGTGCGGATGCGCCAAGAACGGCAGCGTCTGCGTCAACTTTTCGTGA